The genome window TTTCAGGCCCAATGACAACACTTTGAACACACTCTTCAACTATTACCGCTTCAATTTCCTTCAagcaatttcttaatttttgttttaataattttttggtgtTATTGACACTGTTGAGTGCTGAGGTTAAACTTTCAGACCCAATTTCTGAAAATGATTTTATTGGTTCATCATGGATCTACTTGGTTAAAAACCGAAACATGGCATGATGCATGCTTAATTTTCTTCACAAGCTTAACTTATTTGCTGACCTAACTGTCTTCATTACAATTTTCATCTATAACATGTTGCAGAAGATAGaatgttaacaaattttatgattAAGCAGGTTTGGCATATCTTCATACATTTCCAGGACGTTCAGTAATACACAGGGACGTGAAATCAAGCAATATACTTCTAGATCATAGCATGTGTGCTAAGGTTGCCGATTTTGGTTTCTCAAAATATGCTCCTCAGGAAGGAGACAGTAATGTTTCCCTTGAAGTAAGAGGAACTGCAGGGTACCTGGATCCTGAGTAAGTGAACATCTTGGATCATGTCTTTACCAGAGCTTCTCATACTGCTTTACTCCCCTTTGAGCAAAAGATTATTACACTTCCCACATAAAGGTTTCTAGGAATCAATTAATCatcttcaaatttgaaaaaccctaaaaaacaaaaaaatcatatgcaAAATGATTGCCCAGACTTTTACTACATTGTTTGTGTCATGGAGGCACTGTCAATCATAGAGAGATTGATGAAATATTTCTGATTATATTTCCTTTATGATGTGTATATTTATTCATAAACAAACAGAAGCTAGACTGCTCCATATATATCAGTAACTACAAATTACAAGGGATAAGAATCTAACACTCCTATCCTACTCCTATATGTTTCCTGTGTTACAGCTTGTAACTATGACCTGAACAACTTTCAAAATAGCTGAAATTTATCCCTGTGCAGGTACTACAAAACCCAGCAATTGTCTGAGAAGAGTGATGTTTTCAGCTTTGGCGTGGTTTTACTTGAAATTGTGAGCGGCAGGGAACCTCTCGACATAAAGAGGCCACGGAACGAGTGGAGCTTGGTTGAATGGGTATGGTCCATGCctgaaattttgtattttactgGATTGTACTAAATCACATTTTGTTGATGTCACTAAGAAATAACTTTGCTTGCATTGCAGGCTAAGCCATACATTAGAGTATCAAAGATGGATGAAATTGTGGATCCTGGCATCAAGGGAGGATACCATGCAGAGGCAATGTGGAGAGTAGTGGAAGTAGCCCTGCAATGTCTTGAACCCTTCTCAGCATATAGACCAAACATGGTTGACATTGTCCGGGAGTTAGAGGATGCTCTCATCATAGAAAACAATGCATCAGAATACATGAAGTCAATAGACAGCCTTGGAGGATCCAACCGCTACTCTATTGTCATAGAGAAAAGGGTGCTGCCCTCAACTTCATCAACAGCAGAATCAACCATCACAACCCAAGCCTTGTCCCACCCACAGCCAAGATAGTAAATGGGTGAAAATGGAATTCTTTTCATTCGTTTTTCTTAACAGCTTTAGTCATAATACATATCAAATAGTAAAGGAGAGAATACTACTCGTTTTTGTGATTGTACTTTCATCCACTCTATGCCTCTTGAAACTAATCTCTCTTGCTTAGCCTCATTTTTATGAGTAATAAATTGGGTCAAATGCAAAAGGCCATATCGTTTGCCAAGTCCAAACTTGACTGGTAAAGTTTGCGTAAACCAGATTGTGATTTAATCTTAAGACAGTTCAACCGTGCATTCTACAAAGCTATAGATACATTGGTTGGACTTGACTAATTCCATAAAGCAGGACGAACACCTAAGTTTGTAAGGAATATTCTAAGTCCAGCCTAACAATTATTAAGAGTTCctttatctctttttgtttgGGTGGAAATAAGTCAACATAAATGATGGTGACTtgcattttctttattattattgtagaaTCACGATTGAAATACTAGAGATAAAATTACAATCGTTGTGCATAAGGATCTTCCTAGATCAACGGTTTCTTGACGAGGAATGTGTTGAGCAGAAAGGGCATTCAAAAAACTTAAATCTTAACGAATTTTTCAAGTTTTGGGTTGTTCCAACTCTAAAATGGCACGGAGGGGAAAGAAAGGTTTTATAGTATTTTGTGAAACAACATTATTAAAACAGATACTTAGAGAAAACAATTTCATTGGAAACCAATCATCCTCTTTCTTTGAGTTGATCGCGTCCCTGAGGCACCTATTTCTTTGATGGGTACTGAACACATGATTGTCTCTATTAGATTGCATAGTTTTTAACGAGTTATTATATCCTTATTACgatatatttatataacatgcttttacaacttatttttttcaatattcttTATGGCATTACTATCTTATCTCACCCTATCTCCTTCTCTTTCTCCCAATCGTAGAAAAAGTTATAGAAAACGTGTAGTAGtcaaatttctcatttttaatagATAACTTCAAAATGTCCTTATAgaccaaataaatcatatttggACAAACGTCCTAGTGCTGGATTGAATGGGGTGGGATAATGTACGGCAAAAGACATTGTCAGTGGCACCTGATTTAATCAAAGTTTTTCCTTTCAGTTTCTGacaaaagggggggggggggatgtaATATTTTTCCTCTTCTAAATTTGACAGATAATTATTAGTGATAACATAGAGCCAGTTTGCACACTCTTCTTCCTCCCCTTGCCATGTTATGCAGCAGAAATACTAAAAGTTTGCGCAAGAATTCATTTCCAATTTTAAAATGCAAGCTTGAGTTCCTCAGTTACAGTAAAGTCACAATAATTTTCCCCTCCAAGGAAAAAATTGACCTACACAATCATATTGAACAACTAATCACCGAGACTTTTGCATGATCAACTTCATAAACTATGCTGTTTCTTACATGTTGAATTATGTTTCCTTAAGAACACTCATATTAGAACTAGAATgagaacaaacaaaacaaaaggagGGAGAGAAGAGATTATGTAGGGGAAGTGAGATTGAGCAGAAATAATGCGAGTCACtcagaagaaaaataagtgaggCCCAGTTGTCGTCCAATGGCTCAAAAAGAATGTTGTTAAGAATGTGAGAAAAATATGTTAGGGATAGTAATAACATTCCTTAAGCTGTATATGGAAAATGTCAAACTAAGGAAACCGATATTATCCATTTCTATCTAGAGGAAGAATTCCATATTCTGCCAACTGAGCTTCCTTTTCCCTAGAAAATGGAAGGTAAAATAATACTCTAAATCAATTGATGTATTCTTTCCATTACTACAACTAAGAGTCTGAGATGAGTGATTTCCCAGACCTCAAGTGATTGAGTCTGTCATGAAAGTATGTCACAAATGAGAACAGAGAGGGCGGCACAAGAACGGCGAATATGTAAGCTCACAGCACAAGTGAAAACACATGACTGCATTGAAGGGATCAAGGGACTAAGTTAAAAGGCATTTACACACGGCAAACAGTGTAAAAATCTGAGAATTGCAACAACCCGTGCTTATGAGCCATAGGATTTCGTTTCTCCAAAGTTGAAAATAAAGCAATGCACTTAACTATACATCACCCAATAAATTGCAAAACCAAGTGCTAGAGTTACAAAACAAAGCATGACACTAATCAAACACTTCACTTTTGCTTTATAAACGACTTACATATAAAGAATTCCATTTAGATTTTACATTATAGGTGGAGAGTGCTTACAACACAAAAATCATGTGGCAAAAAGAGAAGGGTTGGCCGAAGCATTGCCCACTTGAACTTCAAGCAGCTCCAATCTCCGCTCCAACACATCCAGCTTCTCATTTAAAGACGCCAACTTGCTCTTCGTCGTAGCCTCTGAAAAAACACGCATTAAATGTCAACGGGgcagaataaaaattcaaactttgAGGTGCTTTCGGCGTGATTCAGTGTGCTCCAGCACTCAGGGATACCCAATTATGTGAAGGACAAAGTGGTGGTGTTGCTTCATGGATAGATAAAACGACACCGTGATGGGTCGTTCTGCAGAGTGGGAAAAGGAAATGCGTGTGTACCGAATTGGACGAGGAAGTCGAAGAGGCGACGAACGTTGAGAGAAATGTGAGAGATGAATTCGCGGTTCTCCCAATCGGCTTGCACTGCGATTCCCACGTTCACTGCGTTTGTTATCCCTCCTGCGCGagccatttcttcttcttccacgcGTTTCCAGATCCAATGCTGATGCACTCTGCAGATTAGAATGCACAGTTTACTTCCCACACCTCTCTTTCTCTTCactgaatatatattttctgagtttaattttgacaaaTGTAATTTACACTCTTATCTGAATATATCATCACCGAAGATAATTATGTCGAGTCTAATATAgtagaattattataaataataaagttattcttttaaatatttaaagttgtATAATATGACTCAAccaaatctttttattaaaCTATAATAACGTCAATTAGTTAATCCATGTGATTGAGACACGCATTTGATGATActtataaattactttaaatattatttccaaattattttttataaaaataatctttttaacTATATATGTTTACATTGTATTCCCAATGATACaaattaaacatgaaattaAGTTTTGAATATAAAGactttaaaagatttttatgaTATTCATTAGTTGACAGGTCaactataatttttatgatattcaTTTTGGTGTGTTATTTAATTGAAAGATTCTACTTTTTGACAGTAAAaaatattgttcttttctttatgtggTGGCAGGAGGTTACAAAGTGAGTTGAATAATGGTAGTAGTGACTCGCTTACCCCACCTACGAAAAGGAAAGCAATGGAAGACTCGAGTACGTGGGGTTGACTTCACTGGTGCAATACCAACTTACTTGATAGCTAGTGAGAGAAATGAAGATAATCCTAATCTAACCTAACCCCATCTTTCAATTGAAGGTGCACCTTCCATTATAATAATGACACTTTTCTTTATATtaacttttgttttaatttttaaaataaaaataaggaaaagtttttaaattcatttagcAATAATAATTCCTGCTGAAATAAAATGTAAAGTCActcttttcttatatttgattcTTGCTCTCGCtcgtgtaatttattttttctttttccaatcaACTTGAATACGGGCAAGGATAGTTATAAATgctaattttcattttgtttcacCATTTTTTCTACCAAATGTAATACTTTAAcattaaattgaaacaaaggTTTCTTCTTGGTAGGATAGCCCACCCACCTAGTCACCCATCCATCCACCACTACGCAAGACGTGAAGGAAAGGAATACAAGTTGTTAGAATGTAGCTTTCACAATTATCTAGCAACTACTAATTCTTTTAGGCTCGTCGATtgtgttggttttttttttaatgggtaGATAAAGTGTTGGTTTAAGTGATAAAAGAATAAATGTTAAAAAGTTTATCACGGAACAacgaatttcaaaatttaaatatggtaaaattaagtttaaaaacgtGACATAAAACTATGTATGAAAGTGGCCAACTCTATCTATCACGAAGCTGCAACTTGTAATAGGCCATTGTGCCTAAGCAATGCATCTGGTGTTGGTTCTCTCCCACGGAATTGCACAAAAACCTGCACACAGCAACATTACATGTTCAACACATTAGGTAAACATAGGAATGCATATATTGAATTTGTCTTATTAAAAAAGTGGACAAAACAGATTAAGTTGTGATGTAGTGTATCTTACATCTAGTGGTGGCTTGCCACCTCCAAGAGCAAGAATGGTCTCCCGGAACTTGCGCCCCGTTTCTTTAACAGCCTGTGTACGTATTAAGACGTAATGATCAAAATATCAAACATGTAACAACCGGTCAAGGCAGAACAACCTAACCAAACATGGGTCCAGGATAACTGACATCACTCAGTTTCATTATTATAATACTACCtactgtctttttttttttaataagaaacaaGTTTTAGTGTAAAATACACTAaaacttgtttcttataaagAGGATCGGAGGAAGTAAATACTTAACTGTACAAGAAATATTTAGAGTGTGCAGGATCATTACCAACCAAGGAAAAAGAAGCCAGAAGGgagaaaaatatgtatataggAAGCATATCTAGTGAGAGTAAAACAACAAGCTAGGATAAACACTGAACAAAACTCAGTTAATTTCACCGAATTCTGATTGCATATCCCATACAATAATGTTGGATAAACACTACTAATTTAACCAGTAGTAACTTTATTGAAATGTGattgttcattatgatgtcAAAATTATTGTGATTTACAACACACATGGCATACATACAACAGTGCCACTAGtctaataaataacaaattaaaaaaggagCAAACATTCATTTTGAGATTCCATTGACATCACTTCGGTCATTTGATGATTTGAAAGATAAGTGACATCAACTTAGTACTCCAATCATGGGAAGTAACATTAAAACGTCCATTGGGATTAAATTGATGTCAATTTCTTTAGAGGAGGACTAGGTCCAATTTCTTCAGGGACCAAATGATGTCAAACCAGTCTTTTAGGGAACAAAATGGTAGTTTACACTTAAGAGAGTATAGGTAATATATGGAACAGTAAACATGGAAAATAGGGGATTTTGAACATTAAACACAAAGGCAAGTCCCTAAACAGTACCCCACCACCtccccaaaaaaagaaaaaaatataccttGTCATTATCCAATCCAGCATCCTCAAATGCAGAGAAAGCATCAGCAGACAGCACCTCAGCCCACTGCATAACAGACACATTCACCATAAGATATAAATAGTTCTTTCTCCACTCATTGGTGGGACAGGGAGAGTTCTATACAGGAAAGGGGAGTCTACCAcaatcataaaagaaaaaaaaaagtggaaacaTCCAAAAAAGATCCTCAAGACACAACAAACGTGAATCATCATTAAAGCAATGCAGAATGTACCTTGTAACTATAGTATCCAGCCGCATATCCACCTAACAAATGCAAAACccagaataaataaatttagttttgtTGAGACACTAGCATAATTACAAAGAGAAACAAGAGGCACAGCAAACCTGCAAATATATGGCTAAAGCTGCAAAGGAACCTATCCTCTGGTAATGGAGGAATCACTTGGGTTTTCTCAGAAACTCTGTGGTCAACATCATAGATCGACTCAGGTCCCCCTGGAACATATTTTGTATGAAGTTCCAGATCTACAGATGCGAATTTTAACTGCAAATTATATTTATGGACATAGATTAGAAGGCATCATggaaaaatagatattttaaaaacataacatAATACAAGAAAGAAAGGTCAGAATCAGCATTAAAAACTACGAACAATTAACATTAGATTGAAGCCTTACAGACAAATTAGTTCATAGCTCACTTAAGAATAACAGAACCCAAGAAAATACCTCAACGAAGAAATGcaattataaatgaattttattccaTCCTTTAGAAACAAACAACTACAGAAAGAAATTATTTGGGGTAACAAAGTGTAACTGTTGCagattatacatttttttctttttttttgtgtgggggggggggaggcTGACACACTGTATgtatctaaaactgatagaataTGGAATAAGGGATGGGAGATCCCCTATCTCAGACTGTTTCTTTAGACTACCAAACCCAAGTGGACAAACTAGTTATCACGTAATAAAGTTCTGAACTTGAATTGAAGTAGTTCTGCTTTGATAGTACTAAACCCAAAAGATGCCATGGTGAACCAGACAAGAACATAAATTTGATAAGTTAATGAGAGTAACATATGCAACTTTCAAATAAAATCCAGAAAGGAATAGCCAACCAAAACATTCATACTGACCTGTCGAAGACTAAGAGAGCCAGCTCGAAATGTCCTAGCAGCAACAAGCTTCAAATATACTTCTTCAGGGAGACTCTCCCCAGTTTCAAAATGCTTTGCAATGCCCATTAAAGTTTCTCTatggtaacaaaaaaaaatgccgTAAATACAACATACATAATGCTCTGGTTAAAAAACCATAATGTTACTTTACGAACAGAAGATACTGATATG of Glycine soja cultivar W05 chromosome 1, ASM419377v2, whole genome shotgun sequence contains these proteins:
- the LOC114409041 gene encoding protein BRICK 1, producing MARAGGITNAVNVGIAVQADWENREFISHISLNVRRLFDFLVQFEATTKSKLASLNEKLDVLERRLELLEVQVGNASANPSLFAT